Proteins encoded by one window of Cylindrospermum stagnale PCC 7417:
- a CDS encoding acyltransferase: MKSETFLVQVNNHNRQLITCSFTDQLIRNIYVSLIFFYRTSVDSDLLIDALQQTLSDFPIFAGVLINTDNNLYIDCNNKGVLFSIRKDDFTLDRVIKELPKVNQKRLVNIIDPKKAILTQSPVMTIQLTYFACGGMTLGVCWHHSIGDMQSFMCFMKAWANKFRKEEYPLPLIVKDRDKYSETNLKKNSNSIPGVRYLNRIELLKTVFCILLGACSRTNLQFYFSENELKNMKQDFLEKTNQNISKNDVLCAYIFKMISDLDVYKEKRYLSIVVDYRRRVKIPLNILGNYVTNLNTMIHQKVDPYKLAQTLRESLDNFQKQHLDFFSTKEYIERNGGIEKIAQFVPIPIDPLRRNLLISNWTNFGVYNVRFDESYPFFFTSFGDDKIPWLSKIINGFSNNGFIYSVSLPNKLAKKLIEEDNLRKIHKYRHQEEIMPELVEKLEWLL, encoded by the coding sequence ATGAAGTCAGAAACATTTCTCGTTCAAGTTAATAACCATAATCGACAATTGATAACCTGTTCTTTTACGGATCAGTTAATTAGAAACATTTATGTTTCCCTTATTTTTTTTTACAGAACAAGTGTCGATAGTGATTTACTAATAGATGCTCTCCAGCAAACCCTGAGTGATTTTCCCATTTTTGCCGGAGTATTAATCAATACTGATAATAACCTGTATATAGATTGTAACAACAAAGGAGTTCTATTCTCCATTAGAAAAGATGATTTTACATTGGATCGAGTTATTAAGGAACTGCCAAAAGTCAACCAAAAAAGACTTGTTAATATAATTGACCCCAAAAAGGCAATATTAACTCAAAGCCCAGTAATGACTATTCAACTCACCTATTTTGCTTGCGGAGGAATGACGCTTGGTGTTTGTTGGCATCATTCAATTGGAGATATGCAGTCATTTATGTGTTTCATGAAAGCTTGGGCAAATAAATTCAGAAAGGAAGAATACCCTTTACCTCTGATTGTTAAAGACAGAGATAAATACTCCGAAACCAACCTAAAAAAGAATAGCAATTCCATTCCTGGTGTGAGATATTTGAATAGGATAGAATTGTTAAAGACAGTATTTTGTATACTATTAGGTGCTTGTAGTAGAACTAATTTACAGTTTTATTTCTCCGAGAATGAACTGAAAAATATGAAGCAGGACTTCTTGGAAAAAACTAATCAAAATATATCTAAAAACGATGTGTTGTGTGCATACATTTTCAAGATGATTTCCGATTTAGATGTCTACAAGGAAAAAAGATATTTATCTATAGTGGTTGATTATAGAAGGAGAGTAAAAATTCCCCTAAACATTTTAGGAAATTATGTTACAAATCTAAATACAATGATCCATCAAAAGGTGGATCCTTATAAATTAGCTCAAACATTAAGAGAGTCACTTGACAATTTTCAAAAACAACATCTGGATTTCTTTTCTACAAAAGAATATATTGAGCGAAACGGGGGAATTGAAAAAATTGCCCAGTTTGTTCCCATACCTATCGACCCCCTAAGAAGAAACTTGTTGATTTCTAACTGGACTAATTTTGGTGTGTACAATGTAAGATTCGATGAGTCATATCCATTCTTTTTTACTTCTTTTGGAGATGATAAAATACCTTGGTTATCGAAAATAATTAATGGATTTTCAAATAATGGCTTCATCTACTCTGTTTCTTTGCCAAACAAGTTAGCTAAGAAACTAATAGAGGAAGATAATCTACGTAAAATACACAAATATCGGCATCAAGAAGAGATTATGCCAGAGTTAGTAGAAAAATTAGAATGGTTATTGTAG
- a CDS encoding Rieske 2Fe-2S domain-containing protein, whose translation MSDNMTSQSAVNIESTKVNETEEKFQWTKQWYPVAIGECLDPSKPQPIELLGKNFVLWRDKQGKWNCFEDLCPHRLVRLSEGRVESDGTLLCAYHAWRFNSVGKCVSMPQSKDEETEARNCASSRSCVTVYPLQERQGLLWLWPESGSQALIESKLKEPRVIPELEETPERIVNRSAWNIRDLPYGWDYFIENIADPAHVPVSHHNIMGSRYKDANYFDMVSVRKLSTQEGFSFETKPTPPDIETLINDFQPPCLMRVYSVDKSGCKYILTLYGVPIRPGWTRLIGNQIFVKNEKGEVPKKGLGFFALPMPIWLTHILSSMLLHQDSVFLHYQEKLMAQSPQEKWLAKVYTPNPSDKMVITFRQWWEKRAGGEIPWDKNCNQQLPPPEQDKRKLFDVWNTHTKDCYSCQKALKNINRLSLAAYLVSIVCVSWGIIADVRYIAFKAIQLSVSPEMFSSVLSWVPPQSFWLAVIGAALFALTGYLLKKLTRLFYVYEFEHFHND comes from the coding sequence ATGAGCGATAATATGACTTCACAAAGTGCTGTTAACATCGAGTCAACAAAGGTGAACGAAACAGAAGAAAAATTTCAGTGGACAAAGCAGTGGTATCCTGTTGCCATAGGAGAGTGTTTAGATCCTTCCAAACCCCAACCTATAGAGTTATTGGGAAAGAATTTTGTCTTATGGCGGGATAAGCAAGGCAAATGGAACTGTTTTGAGGATCTTTGTCCCCACAGACTTGTTCGTCTTTCAGAAGGTCGGGTTGAGTCTGACGGAACTTTATTATGTGCCTATCACGCTTGGCGCTTTAACTCCGTAGGAAAATGCGTCAGTATGCCTCAATCTAAAGACGAGGAAACTGAGGCACGAAATTGTGCTAGTAGTAGGTCGTGCGTTACAGTTTATCCTCTTCAAGAAAGACAAGGACTGCTTTGGCTGTGGCCTGAGTCTGGTTCACAAGCTTTAATCGAAAGTAAATTGAAAGAACCGCGAGTTATCCCTGAACTCGAAGAAACGCCAGAGAGAATTGTTAATAGAAGCGCGTGGAACATCCGCGATCTTCCTTACGGTTGGGATTATTTTATAGAAAATATTGCAGATCCCGCACACGTTCCCGTTTCGCATCACAACATCATGGGCAGCCGATACAAAGATGCAAACTATTTTGATATGGTTAGTGTGCGAAAGTTATCTACTCAAGAAGGATTTTCTTTTGAAACTAAGCCTACTCCTCCTGATATCGAAACATTAATTAATGATTTTCAGCCTCCTTGCTTGATGCGGGTTTATTCTGTTGATAAGAGTGGATGCAAATATATCTTGACTTTGTATGGTGTTCCTATCCGTCCTGGCTGGACTCGTTTGATTGGTAATCAGATATTCGTTAAAAATGAAAAAGGGGAGGTTCCCAAAAAAGGGCTAGGTTTTTTTGCTTTACCTATGCCAATTTGGTTAACTCATATTCTGTCCTCTATGTTGCTGCACCAAGATTCAGTTTTTCTACATTACCAAGAAAAACTTATGGCGCAGTCCCCGCAAGAGAAATGGTTGGCTAAAGTTTATACTCCCAATCCTTCAGATAAAATGGTCATCACTTTTCGTCAATGGTGGGAAAAAAGAGCTGGTGGGGAAATACCGTGGGACAAAAACTGCAATCAGCAACTTCCCCCTCCTGAGCAAGACAAACGGAAGCTATTCGATGTTTGGAATACTCACACCAAAGATTGTTATAGCTGTCAAAAAGCATTGAAGAATATTAATCGTCTTTCTCTAGCTGCTTATCTTGTTTCAATTGTTTGCGTATCTTGGGGAATAATTGCTGATGTTCGTTATATAGCTTTTAAAGCAATACAATTGTCTGTCTCTCCAGAAATGTTCTCATCGGTTTTAAGTTGGGTTCCACCTCAGAGTTTTTGGCTAGCTGTAATTGGCGCGGCGTTATTCGCTTTAACTGGCTATTTACTTAAAAAACTCACGCGCCTGTTTTATGTTTATGAATTTGAGCATTTTCACAATGATTAA